In Penaeus vannamei isolate JL-2024 chromosome 14, ASM4276789v1, whole genome shotgun sequence, one DNA window encodes the following:
- the LOC138863998 gene encoding uncharacterized protein, producing MGVLAPVTDGGSPRRTETAPDGRRHPQTDGGSPRRTEAAPDGRRQPQTDGDSPRRTETAPDGRRQPQTHGDSPRRTEAAPDGRRQPQTDGGSPRRTETAPDGRRQPQTDGGSPRRTEAAPDGRRQPQTDGGSPRRTEAAPDGRRQPQTTETAPDGRRQPQTIVTTTPAQPDNFPSPQSVSRLETLEPKHMSVMRLSRRRSAEVNFKHPVNGCAARTYALYDFQ from the exons ATGGGGGTATTAGCACCAGTG ACGGACGGGGGCAGCCCCAGACGGACGGAGACAGCCCCAGACGGACGGAGGCATCCCCAGACGGACGGAGGCAGCCCCAGACGGACGGAGGCAGCCCCAGACGGACGGAGACAGCCCCAGACGGACGGAGACAGCCCCAGACGGACGGAGACAGCCCCAGACGGACGGAGGCAGCCCCAGACGCACGGAGACAGCCCCAGACGGACGGAGGCAGCCCCAGACGGACGGAGACAGCCCCAGACGGACGGAGGTAGCCCCAGACGGACGGAGACAGCCCCAGACGGACGGAGACAGCCCCAGACGGACGGAGGCAGCCCCAGACGGACGGAGGCAGCCCCAGACGGACGGAGACAGCCCCAGACTGACGGAGGCAGCCCCAGACGGACGGAAGCAGCCCCAGATGGACGGAGGCAGCCCCAGACAACGGAGACAGCCCCAGACGGACGGAGACAGCCCCAGACAATCGTCACGACAACCCCAGCGCAGCCTGAtaactttccctcccctcagaGTGTCTCGCGGCTCGAGACATTAGAGCCAAAACATATGAGTGTGATGCGTCTCTCCCGCCGCCGTTCCGCCGAAGTAAACTTTAAGCATCCAGTGAATGGCTGCGCAGCTAGAACATACGCGCTTTACGACTTCCAATAG